The Pseudomonas chlororaphis subsp. piscium genome contains the following window.
CACCCAGGCGCTGGAGCAGACCATCCAGAATCAGAAAAGCGCCGTGCAGTAACCACCCCGATTGCGGTCGCCCGCAAAGCGGCCGCACCAGTAACACAGATAATCTGCCAGACAGACCGTAGCGCCTGGTTTTGCGTCGACTTCGCCGACGATCGCAGCCTGCGGCAGCGGCTACATTAGTGCCCACTTAATATAGGTAAAGCTCTCATGTCCCTCCCCACCCATGTGCGCCTGGTCGAAGTCGGTCCTCGCGACGGTTTGCAGAACGAAGCCCAGCCCATCAGCGTCGCCGACAAGGTGCAACTGGTGGACGCCCTGAGCGCGGCCGGGCTTGGCTATATAGAAGTCGGCAGTTTCGTCTCACCCAAATGGGTGCCGCAGATGGCCGGGTCCGCCGAGGTGTTCGCGCAGATCCAGCGCAAGCCGGGGGTGACCTACGGAGCCCTCGCCCCGAACCTGCGCGGTTTCGAAGATGCCCTGGCCGCCGGGGTCAAGGAAGTCGCGGTGTTCGCCGCCGCCTCCGAGGCCTTCTCCCAGCGCAACATCAACTGCTCCATCAGCGAAAGCCTGGAACGCTTCGTGCCGATCATGGAGGCGGCGAAACAGCATGGCGTTACCGTGCGCGGTTACGTGTCCTGTGTGCTGGGTTGCCCTTACGAAGGCGAGGTAGCGCCGGAACAGGTCGCCGTGGTCGCTCGCGAGCTGTACAGCATGGGCTGCTACGAGGTGTCCCTGGGCGACACCATTGGCACCGGCACCGCCGGCGCTACCCGCCGCATGTTCGAGGTGGTGTCCGCCCACGTTCCGCTGGACAAGCTCGCCGGGCACTTCCACGACACCTATGGCCAGGCCCTGGCCAATATCTACGCCAGCCTGCTGGAAGGCATCGCAGTGTTCGACAGCTCCATCGCCGGGCTCGGCGGCTGCCCCTACGCCAAGGGCGCCAGCGGTAACGTCGCCAGCGAGGACGTGCTGTACCTGCTCAATGGGCTGGGCATCGAAACCGGTATCGACATGGAGCGCCTGATCCTCGCCGGCCAGCAGATCTGCTCCGTGCTGGGGCGCCCCACCGGCTCGCGCGTCGCCAAGGCCCGTTACCCAGGTTGAGGGGGGGTTGCCTGTTTCAGGGTGTTACCGGCCGCTCTGGCGCACGCTCGAAACGGGTAACACGGAAACAGTTTGTCGATTTTCTAGCGGTACAGATGAAATGCCATTTTTATCAAGCTGTTGATTTTAAAGGGCTTTAAAAAGTTGGCACGGCTTCTGCTATATCTCTGCCATAACAAGAATAAAAAGCAGCAAAGCTAATAAAAATAAGACGAAACGACTCTGACATAACAAAAACAACACGGCAGAGACGCAGCTAACAGATTTTTTTGGAGAGGATGTGTTTTCCAGGGTGTCTTTAACAATAAGAGCCACCCGCAACCGGGCAGAGAACAATAAAACTACCCCAAGGTAGCTCCCGAACTGGTTGGTCGCTGCGGCGAGAAAATAGATCAGCGCTCAAAAAAATACGTTTGCTCTTGATCCCGGATGGGGATCGCCAAAAACAGCGGTAAAGGGTAACGGTTGCCAAAAACAACAACAGACCGCCCCTCAATAATAAAAAAAGAGCACGCAACGACAAAAATTAAAGGGGAGCTTCGGCTCCCCTTTGTGCTTTCCGGCCTTCCTGTTTTCTT
Protein-coding sequences here:
- a CDS encoding hydroxymethylglutaryl-CoA lyase, producing the protein MSLPTHVRLVEVGPRDGLQNEAQPISVADKVQLVDALSAAGLGYIEVGSFVSPKWVPQMAGSAEVFAQIQRKPGVTYGALAPNLRGFEDALAAGVKEVAVFAAASEAFSQRNINCSISESLERFVPIMEAAKQHGVTVRGYVSCVLGCPYEGEVAPEQVAVVARELYSMGCYEVSLGDTIGTGTAGATRRMFEVVSAHVPLDKLAGHFHDTYGQALANIYASLLEGIAVFDSSIAGLGGCPYAKGASGNVASEDVLYLLNGLGIETGIDMERLILAGQQICSVLGRPTGSRVAKARYPG